A stretch of the Ostrea edulis chromosome 9, xbOstEdul1.1, whole genome shotgun sequence genome encodes the following:
- the LOC125658985 gene encoding uncharacterized protein LOC125658985 isoform X2, with translation MINSKIPKLVYISTVFEPNCQSESSIRMEDIRITIILVLSLVAGLQAARCRPCDGSSSSYADKLNTCNHHVTKESVLNSLKSLNETFRSFKREMETQYNIIQGFDISTFSTTCVEDPLTDTIKKHLPKTHKDRFIHETYATLSYAYDVLEKASYNFEGERWILKGKLTKVMCKMVSVNRKIHCRKNRQKPSQQMKSFDVTKVCERRNVFPCGYRPLWTLKALGNVQTIIEYTLRFWDSCVKDNSRNDNICQHL, from the exons ATGATCAATTCCAAAATTCCAAAATTGGTCTATATAAGCACAGTCTTTGAACCAAATTGTCAATCAGAATCTTCGATAAGAATGGAAG ATATCAGAATTACCATTATCTTAGTTCTCTCCCTTGTGGCTGGTTTACAAGCTGCTAGATGTCGCCCATGTGATGGCTCGTCATCGAGTTATGCTGACAAATTGAATACCTGCAACCACCATGTGACAAAAGAAAGCGTTCTCAATTCACTGAAGTCGCTTAACGAAACGTTTAGGTCATTCAAAAGAGAAATG GAGACGCAATACAACATCATACAAGGTTTTGACATTTCCACATTTTCCACAACATGTGTTGAGGACCCTCTAACCGATACTATCAAGAAACACCTGCCAAAAACTCACAAG GACCGCTTTATTCACGAAACATATGCCACTTTGTCATATGCTTACGATGTATTAGAAAAGGCCTCTTACAATTTCGAAGGGGAGCGCTGGATACTAAAAGGCAAACTTACAAAAGTAATGTGCAAAATGGTTAGTGTCAATCGCAAAATTCACTGCAGAAAGAATCGCCAGAAACCATCCCAACAAATGAAAAGCTTTGACGTGACCAAAGTATGTGAACGAAGAAACGTTTTCCCATGTGGGTATCGACCACTCTGGACTTTAAAAGCTTTGGGAAATGTACAAACAATCATAGAATATACTTTAAGATTCTGGGATTCCTGTGTCAAAGACAACTCCAGAAACG ATAACATTTGCCAACATCTATAA
- the LOC125658985 gene encoding uncharacterized protein LOC125658985 isoform X1, protein MINSKIPKLVYISTVFEPNCQSESSIRMEDIRITIILVLSLVAGLQAARCRPCDGSSSSYADKLNTCNHHVTKESVLNSLKSLNETFRSFKREMETQYNIIQGFDISTFSTTCVEDPLTDTIKKHLPKTHKDRFIHETYATLSYAYDVLEKASYNFEGERWILKGKLTKVMCKMVSVNRKIHCRKNRQKPSQQMKSFDVTKVCERRNVFPCGYRPLWTLKALGNVQTIIEYTLRFWDSCVKDNSRNGSVVSVCRQTITGMLWEAPSSSEQSCTITNLPDVIYLMIFTIYTYVYF, encoded by the exons ATGATCAATTCCAAAATTCCAAAATTGGTCTATATAAGCACAGTCTTTGAACCAAATTGTCAATCAGAATCTTCGATAAGAATGGAAG ATATCAGAATTACCATTATCTTAGTTCTCTCCCTTGTGGCTGGTTTACAAGCTGCTAGATGTCGCCCATGTGATGGCTCGTCATCGAGTTATGCTGACAAATTGAATACCTGCAACCACCATGTGACAAAAGAAAGCGTTCTCAATTCACTGAAGTCGCTTAACGAAACGTTTAGGTCATTCAAAAGAGAAATG GAGACGCAATACAACATCATACAAGGTTTTGACATTTCCACATTTTCCACAACATGTGTTGAGGACCCTCTAACCGATACTATCAAGAAACACCTGCCAAAAACTCACAAG GACCGCTTTATTCACGAAACATATGCCACTTTGTCATATGCTTACGATGTATTAGAAAAGGCCTCTTACAATTTCGAAGGGGAGCGCTGGATACTAAAAGGCAAACTTACAAAAGTAATGTGCAAAATGGTTAGTGTCAATCGCAAAATTCACTGCAGAAAGAATCGCCAGAAACCATCCCAACAAATGAAAAGCTTTGACGTGACCAAAGTATGTGAACGAAGAAACGTTTTCCCATGTGGGTATCGACCACTCTGGACTTTAAAAGCTTTGGGAAATGTACAAACAATCATAGAATATACTTTAAGATTCTGGGATTCCTGTGTCAAAGACAACTCCAGAAACG GTTCAGTAGTAAGTGTCTGCAGGCAAACAATTACCGGAATGCTATGGGAAGCTCCCTCTTCATCCGAGCAGTCCTGTACCATTACAAACTTGCCAGATGTGATCTACCTtatgatatttacaatatatacatacgtatatttttaa